A window of the Proteus terrae subsp. cibarius genome harbors these coding sequences:
- the pagP gene encoding lipid IV(A) palmitoyltransferase PagP: MSSSYFHPSVLATTLLSLALTTSAFASENNTNTHQIITTENQQVTSNASQPNNNESYWGKFKRNINQTWDNDQYNYYLPVWTWHNRFTYDKEKTDRYNETPWGFGMGKYRYDNDGDWHSLYAMAFMDSNNRVQPIMGYGFEKMWYPGDKDGFRMGAGFTLSITARHEYNYIPMPLPLPLVSVGYGHLSLQATYVPGTYNNGNVLFAWLRWQ, from the coding sequence ATGTCATCATCCTATTTTCACCCTAGCGTATTAGCCACAACGCTGTTGTCACTTGCGTTAACCACTTCGGCTTTCGCTTCTGAAAATAATACAAATACCCATCAGATTATTACGACAGAAAACCAACAAGTCACCAGTAACGCATCTCAACCTAATAATAACGAGAGCTACTGGGGAAAATTTAAACGTAATATCAATCAAACTTGGGATAACGACCAATATAATTACTATTTACCGGTATGGACTTGGCATAACCGTTTTACTTACGATAAAGAAAAAACTGATCGTTATAACGAAACCCCCTGGGGCTTTGGTATGGGAAAATATCGTTACGATAATGATGGTGATTGGCACTCTCTTTATGCGATGGCATTTATGGACTCAAATAATCGAGTGCAGCCTATTATGGGCTATGGTTTTGAAAAAATGTGGTATCCCGGTGATAAAGACGGGTTTCGTATGGGGGCTGGATTTACGCTAAGCATTACAGCTCGCCATGAATATAACTATATTCCTATGCCACTTCCTTTACCTTTAGTTTCTGTCGGCTACGGGCATCTTTCACTACAAGCAACCTATGTACCCGGCACTTATAACAACGGTAACGTATTATTTGCTTGGTTACGTTGGCAGTGA